One part of the Symphalangus syndactylus isolate Jambi chromosome 1, NHGRI_mSymSyn1-v2.1_pri, whole genome shotgun sequence genome encodes these proteins:
- the RNF123 gene encoding E3 ubiquitin-protein ligase RNF123 isoform X1, translating to MASKGAGMSFSRKSYRLTSDAEKSRVTGIVQEKLLNDYLNRIFSSSDHAPPAATSRKPLNFQNLPEHLDQLLQVDNEEESQGQVEGRLGPSTVVLDHTGGFEGLLLVDDDLLEVIGHSNFGTIRSTTCVYKGKWVYEVLISSQGLMQIGWCTISCRFNQEEGVGDTHNSYAYDGNRVRKWNVTTTNYGKAWAAGDIVSCLIDLDDGTLSFCLNGVSLGTAFENLSRGLGMAYFPAISLSFKESVAFNFGSRPLRYPVAGYRPLQDPPSADLVRAQRLLGCFRAVLSVELDPVEGRLLDKESSKWRLRGQPTVLLTLAHIFHHFAPLLRKVYLVEAVLMSFLLGIVEKGTPAQAQSVVHQVLDLLWLFMEDYEVQDCLKQLMMSLLRLYRFSPIVPDLGLQIHYLRLTIAILRHEKSRKFLLSNVLFDVLRSVVFFYIKSPLRVEEAGLQELIPTTWWPHRSSREGKESTEMKEETAEERLRRRAYERGCQRLRKRIEVVEELQVQILKLLLDNKDDNGGEASRYIFLTKFRKFLQENASGRGNMPMLCPPEYMVCFLHRLISALRYYWDEYKASNPHASFSEEAYIPPQVFYNGKVDYFDLQRLGGLLSHLRKTLKDDLASKANVVIDPLELQSTTMDDLDEDEEPAPAMAQRPMQALAVGGPLPLPRPGWLSSPTLGRANRFLSTAAVSLMTPRRPLSTSEKVKVRTLSVEQRTREDIEGSHWNEGLLLGRPPEEPEQPLTENSLLEVLDGAVMMYNLSVHQQLGKMVGVSDDVNEYAMALRDTEDKLRRCPKRRKDILAELTKSQKVFSEKLDHLSRRLAWVHATVYSQEKMLDIYWLLRVCLRTIEHGDRTGSLFAFMPEFYLSVAINSYSALKNYFGPVHSMEELPGYEETLTRLAAILAKHFADTRIVGTDIRDSLMQALASYVCYPHSLRAVERIPEEQRIAMVRNLLAPYEQRPWAQTNWILVRLWRGCGFGYRYTRLPHLLKTKLEDANLPSLQKPCPSTLLQQHMADLLQQGPDVAPSFLNSVLNQLNWAFSEFIGMIQEIQQAAERLERNFVDSRQLKVCATCFDLSVSLLRVLEMTITLVPEIFLDWTRPTSEMLLRRLAQLLNQVLNRVTAERNLFDRVVTLRLPGLESVDHYPILVAVTGILVQLLVRGPASERERATSVLLADPCFQLRSICYLLGQPEPPAPGTALPAPDQKRFSLQSYADYISADELAQVEQMLAHLTSASAQAAAASLPTSEEDLCPICYAHPISAVFQPCGHKSCKACINQHLMNNRDCFFCKATIVSVEDWEKGANTSTTSAA from the exons GAAACCCCTGAACTTCCAGAATCTGCCAGAACATTTGGACCAGTTGCTACAGGTGGACAATGAGGAGGAAAGCCAGG GACAGGTTGAAGGGCGGCTTGGCCCATCCACTGTAGTCCTGGACCACACAGGCGGCTTTGAGGGGCTTCTCCTGGTGGATGATGACCTGCTGGAG GTGATTGGACACAGCAACTTTGGCACCATCCGCTCTACCACATGCGTGTACAAAG GGAAATGGGTCTACGAGGTCCTCATCTCCTCCCAGGGGCTCATGCAGATCGGCTGGTGCACCATCAGCTGCCGCTTCAACCAGGAG GAGGGGGTTGGAGATACACACAACTCCTATGCCTATGATGGCAACCGCGTGCGCAAGTGGAACGTGACCACGACGAATTATGGCAAG GCGTGGGCAGCGGGGGACATCGTGAGCTGCCTGATCGACCTGGATGATGGCACTCTGTCCTTCTGCCT GAACGGTGTATCACTGGGCACTGCCTTTGAGAACCTGTCCAGGGGCCTGGGCATGGCCTACTTCCCAGCCATCAGCCTCTCTTTCAAGGAGTCCGTGGCCTTCAACTTCGGCAGCCGTCCTCTGCG CTACCCAGTGGCGGGCTACCGGCCCCTGCAGGACCCACCGAGTGCTGACCTGGTGCGGGCACAGAGGTTGCTGGGCTGCTTCCGGGCAGTGCTGAGTGTGGAGCTGGACCCTGTG GAGGGGCGGCTATTGGACAAGGAGAGCTCCAAGTGGCGGTTGCGGGGCCAGCCCACCGTCCTCCTCACACTGGCCCACATCTTCCATCACTTCGCACCGCTCCTG CGCAAGGTGTACCTGGTGGAGGCTGTGCTCATGAGCTTCCTGCTGGGCATCGTGGAGAAGGGCACACCCGCACAGGCACAGTCCGTGGTGCACCAGGTCCTGGACCTCTTGTGGCTCTTCATGGAG GACTACGAGGTACAAGATTGCCTCAAGCAGTTGATGATGTCTCTGCTTCGGCTGTACCGGTTCTCACCCATCGTCCCAGATCTGGGCCTACAG ATCCATTACCTGCGGCTCACTATCGCCATCCTGAGGCATGAGAAATCTCGCAAGTTTCTGCTTAGCAACGTCCT CTTCGACGTGCTCCGCTCCGTCGTCTTCTTTTACATCAAGAGCCCCCTGCGTGTGGAGGAGGCCGGCCTGCAAGAGCTCATTCCCACCACCTGGTGGCCCCACCGCTCCAGTAGGGAG GGCAAAGAGAGCACAGAGATGAAGGAGGAGACTGCAGAGGAGCGGCTGCGGCGGCGAGCTTATGAACGGGGCTGCCAGCGGCTCAGGAAGCGCATCGAAG TGGTGGAAGAACTACAGGTCCAGATCCTGAAGCTGCTGCTGGACAATAAAGATGACAATGGG GGTGAAGCTTCTAGGTACATCTTCCTGACCAAGTTTCGCAAGTTTCTGCAGGAGAACGCCAGTGGCCGGGGG AACATGCCCATGCTCTGCCCCCCTGAGTACATGGTCTGCTTCTTACACCGGCTGATCTCTGCCCTGCGCTACTATTGGGATGAATACAAGGCTTCCAATCCCCATGCTTCCTTCAGTGAGG AGGCCTACATCCCGCCCCAGGTCTTCTATAATGGCAAGGTGGACTACTTTGACCTGCAGCGCCTGGGGGGCCTCCTCTCGCACCTGCGGAAGACCCTCAAAG ATGACCTTGCTTCCAAAGCCAACGTTGTGATCGACCCACTGGAGCTCCAGTCAACCACCATGGATGACCTAGACGAGGATGAGGAGCCAGCCCCAGCTATGGCCCAG CGCCCCATGCAGGCCCTGGCTGTCGGGGGGCCACTGCCCCTGCCCCGGCCCGGCTGGCTCAGTTCTCCAACTTTGGGCCGAGCCAACCGCTTCCTCAGCACAGCGGCTGTGAGCCTCATGACCCCACGGCGGCCTCTGAGCACCTCAGAGAAAGTGAAGGTCCGCACGCTGAGCGTGGAGCAGAGGACGCGTGAGGATA TTGAAGGCAGCCACTGGAATGAGGGCTTGCTGCTGGGGCGGCCCCCCGAGGAGCCTGAGCAGCCCCTCACCGAGAACTCGCTGCTGGAAGTCCTGGATGGGGCGGTCATGATGTACAACCTCAGCGTACACCAGCAGCTGGGCAAG ATGGTGGGTGTCTCCGATGATGTCAATGAATATGCTATGGCTCTGAGGGACACAGAGGACAAGCTCCGCCGGTGCCCCAAGCGG AGGAAGGACATCCTTGCAGAGTTGACCAAGAGCCAGAAGGTTTTCTCAGAAAAGCTGGACCACCTGAGCCGCCGTCTTGCCTGGGTCCACGCCACTGTCTACTCCCAG GAGAAGATGCTGGACATCTACTGGCTGCTGCGCGTGTGCCTGCGGACCATTGAGCACGGTGATCGCACAGGGTCTCTCTTTGCCTTCATGCCTGAGTTCTACTTGAGTGTGGCCATCAACAGCTACAGTGCTCTCAAGAATTACTTTGGTCCCGTGCACAGCATGGAGGAGCTCCCAG GCTATGAAGAGACCCTGACCCGCCTGGCTGCCATTCTCGCCAAACACTTTGCCGACACACGCATTGTGGGCACTG ACATCCGAGACTCACTGATGCAGGCCCTGGCCAGCTACGTGTGCTACCCACACTCCCTGCGGGCTGTGGAGCGAATCCCCGAGGAGCA GCGTATCGCCATGGTGAGGAACCTCCTGGCACCCTATGAGCAGCGGCCCTGGGCCCAGACCAACTGGATCCTGGTGCGGCTCTGGAGG GGCTGTGGCTTCGGGTACCGCTATACACGGCTGCCACATCTGCTGAAAACCAAACTTGAGGACGCCAATTTGCCCAGCCTCCAGA AGCCCTGTCCCTCCACCCTGCTGCAGCAGCACATGGCGGACCTCCTACAGCAGGGTCCTGATGTGGCACCCAGCTTCCTCAACAGCGTCCTGAATCAGCTCAACTGGGCCTTCTCTGAATTCATTGGCATGATCCAAGAG ATCCAGCAGGCTGCTGAGCGCCTGGAGCGGAACTTTGTGGACAGCCGGCAACTCAAGGTATGTGCCACCTGCTTTGACCTCTCGGTCAGCCTGCTGCGGGTCTTGGAGATGACTATCACACTGGTGCCTGAGATATTCCTTGACTGGACCCGGCCTACCTCCGAGATGCTGCTGCGGCGTCTTGCACAG CTGTTAAACCAGGTGCTGAACCGGGTGACAGCTGAGAGGAACCTGTTTGATCGTGTAGTCACCCTACGGCTGCCTG gCCTAGAGAGCGTGGACCACTACCCCATTCTGGTGGCAGTGACAGGCATCCTGGTGCAGCTCCTGGTGCGTGGCCCAGCCTCAGA GAGAGAGCGAGCCACATCAGTGCTCCTGGCAGATCCCTGCTTCCAGCTACGCTCAATATGCTATCTCCTGGGACAGCCAGAGCCCCCAGCACCTGGCACTGCCCTGCCAGCCCCTGACCAGAAGCGCTTCtccctgcagagct ATGCAGATTACATCAGTGCCGATGAGCTGGCCCAAGTGGAACAGATGCTGGCGCACCTGACCTCTGCATCTGCCCAGGCAGCAGCTGCCTCCCTG CCCACCAGTGAGGAGGACCTCTGCCCCATCTGCTATGCCCACCCCATCTCTGCTGTGTTCCAGCCCTGTGGCCACAAGTCCTGCAA AGCCTGTATCAACCAGCACCTGATGAACAACAGGGACTGCTTTTTCTGCAAAGCCACCATCGTGTCTGTAGAGGACTGGGAGAAGGGAGCCAATACGAGTACTACCTCAGCTGCCTAG
- the RNF123 gene encoding E3 ubiquitin-protein ligase RNF123 isoform X3, whose translation MQIGWCTISCRFNQEEGVGDTHNSYAYDGNRVRKWNVTTTNYGKAWAAGDIVSCLIDLDDGTLSFCLNGVSLGTAFENLSRGLGMAYFPAISLSFKESVAFNFGSRPLRYPVAGYRPLQDPPSADLVRAQRLLGCFRAVLSVELDPVEGRLLDKESSKWRLRGQPTVLLTLAHIFHHFAPLLRKVYLVEAVLMSFLLGIVEKGTPAQAQSVVHQVLDLLWLFMEDYEVQDCLKQLMMSLLRLYRFSPIVPDLGLQIHYLRLTIAILRHEKSRKFLLSNVLFDVLRSVVFFYIKSPLRVEEAGLQELIPTTWWPHRSSREGKESTEMKEETAEERLRRRAYERGCQRLRKRIEVVEELQVQILKLLLDNKDDNGGEASRYIFLTKFRKFLQENASGRGNMPMLCPPEYMVCFLHRLISALRYYWDEYKASNPHASFSEEAYIPPQVFYNGKVDYFDLQRLGGLLSHLRKTLKDDLASKANVVIDPLELQSTTMDDLDEDEEPAPAMAQRPMQALAVGGPLPLPRPGWLSSPTLGRANRFLSTAAVSLMTPRRPLSTSEKVKVRTLSVEQRTREDIEGSHWNEGLLLGRPPEEPEQPLTENSLLEVLDGAVMMYNLSVHQQLGKMVGVSDDVNEYAMALRDTEDKLRRCPKRRKDILAELTKSQKVFSEKLDHLSRRLAWVHATVYSQEKMLDIYWLLRVCLRTIEHGDRTGSLFAFMPEFYLSVAINSYSALKNYFGPVHSMEELPGYEETLTRLAAILAKHFADTRIVGTDIRDSLMQALASYVCYPHSLRAVERIPEEQRIAMVRNLLAPYEQRPWAQTNWILVRLWRGCGFGYRYTRLPHLLKTKLEDANLPSLQKPCPSTLLQQHMADLLQQGPDVAPSFLNSVLNQLNWAFSEFIGMIQEIQQAAERLERNFVDSRQLKVCATCFDLSVSLLRVLEMTITLVPEIFLDWTRPTSEMLLRRLAQLLNQVLNRVTAERNLFDRVVTLRLPGLESVDHYPILVAVTGILVQLLVRGPASERERATSVLLADPCFQLRSICYLLGQPEPPAPGTALPAPDQKRFSLQSYADYISADELAQVEQMLAHLTSASAQAAAASLPTSEEDLCPICYAHPISAVFQPCGHKSCKACINQHLMNNRDCFFCKATIVSVEDWEKGANTSTTSAA comes from the exons ATGCAGATCGGCTGGTGCACCATCAGCTGCCGCTTCAACCAGGAG GAGGGGGTTGGAGATACACACAACTCCTATGCCTATGATGGCAACCGCGTGCGCAAGTGGAACGTGACCACGACGAATTATGGCAAG GCGTGGGCAGCGGGGGACATCGTGAGCTGCCTGATCGACCTGGATGATGGCACTCTGTCCTTCTGCCT GAACGGTGTATCACTGGGCACTGCCTTTGAGAACCTGTCCAGGGGCCTGGGCATGGCCTACTTCCCAGCCATCAGCCTCTCTTTCAAGGAGTCCGTGGCCTTCAACTTCGGCAGCCGTCCTCTGCG CTACCCAGTGGCGGGCTACCGGCCCCTGCAGGACCCACCGAGTGCTGACCTGGTGCGGGCACAGAGGTTGCTGGGCTGCTTCCGGGCAGTGCTGAGTGTGGAGCTGGACCCTGTG GAGGGGCGGCTATTGGACAAGGAGAGCTCCAAGTGGCGGTTGCGGGGCCAGCCCACCGTCCTCCTCACACTGGCCCACATCTTCCATCACTTCGCACCGCTCCTG CGCAAGGTGTACCTGGTGGAGGCTGTGCTCATGAGCTTCCTGCTGGGCATCGTGGAGAAGGGCACACCCGCACAGGCACAGTCCGTGGTGCACCAGGTCCTGGACCTCTTGTGGCTCTTCATGGAG GACTACGAGGTACAAGATTGCCTCAAGCAGTTGATGATGTCTCTGCTTCGGCTGTACCGGTTCTCACCCATCGTCCCAGATCTGGGCCTACAG ATCCATTACCTGCGGCTCACTATCGCCATCCTGAGGCATGAGAAATCTCGCAAGTTTCTGCTTAGCAACGTCCT CTTCGACGTGCTCCGCTCCGTCGTCTTCTTTTACATCAAGAGCCCCCTGCGTGTGGAGGAGGCCGGCCTGCAAGAGCTCATTCCCACCACCTGGTGGCCCCACCGCTCCAGTAGGGAG GGCAAAGAGAGCACAGAGATGAAGGAGGAGACTGCAGAGGAGCGGCTGCGGCGGCGAGCTTATGAACGGGGCTGCCAGCGGCTCAGGAAGCGCATCGAAG TGGTGGAAGAACTACAGGTCCAGATCCTGAAGCTGCTGCTGGACAATAAAGATGACAATGGG GGTGAAGCTTCTAGGTACATCTTCCTGACCAAGTTTCGCAAGTTTCTGCAGGAGAACGCCAGTGGCCGGGGG AACATGCCCATGCTCTGCCCCCCTGAGTACATGGTCTGCTTCTTACACCGGCTGATCTCTGCCCTGCGCTACTATTGGGATGAATACAAGGCTTCCAATCCCCATGCTTCCTTCAGTGAGG AGGCCTACATCCCGCCCCAGGTCTTCTATAATGGCAAGGTGGACTACTTTGACCTGCAGCGCCTGGGGGGCCTCCTCTCGCACCTGCGGAAGACCCTCAAAG ATGACCTTGCTTCCAAAGCCAACGTTGTGATCGACCCACTGGAGCTCCAGTCAACCACCATGGATGACCTAGACGAGGATGAGGAGCCAGCCCCAGCTATGGCCCAG CGCCCCATGCAGGCCCTGGCTGTCGGGGGGCCACTGCCCCTGCCCCGGCCCGGCTGGCTCAGTTCTCCAACTTTGGGCCGAGCCAACCGCTTCCTCAGCACAGCGGCTGTGAGCCTCATGACCCCACGGCGGCCTCTGAGCACCTCAGAGAAAGTGAAGGTCCGCACGCTGAGCGTGGAGCAGAGGACGCGTGAGGATA TTGAAGGCAGCCACTGGAATGAGGGCTTGCTGCTGGGGCGGCCCCCCGAGGAGCCTGAGCAGCCCCTCACCGAGAACTCGCTGCTGGAAGTCCTGGATGGGGCGGTCATGATGTACAACCTCAGCGTACACCAGCAGCTGGGCAAG ATGGTGGGTGTCTCCGATGATGTCAATGAATATGCTATGGCTCTGAGGGACACAGAGGACAAGCTCCGCCGGTGCCCCAAGCGG AGGAAGGACATCCTTGCAGAGTTGACCAAGAGCCAGAAGGTTTTCTCAGAAAAGCTGGACCACCTGAGCCGCCGTCTTGCCTGGGTCCACGCCACTGTCTACTCCCAG GAGAAGATGCTGGACATCTACTGGCTGCTGCGCGTGTGCCTGCGGACCATTGAGCACGGTGATCGCACAGGGTCTCTCTTTGCCTTCATGCCTGAGTTCTACTTGAGTGTGGCCATCAACAGCTACAGTGCTCTCAAGAATTACTTTGGTCCCGTGCACAGCATGGAGGAGCTCCCAG GCTATGAAGAGACCCTGACCCGCCTGGCTGCCATTCTCGCCAAACACTTTGCCGACACACGCATTGTGGGCACTG ACATCCGAGACTCACTGATGCAGGCCCTGGCCAGCTACGTGTGCTACCCACACTCCCTGCGGGCTGTGGAGCGAATCCCCGAGGAGCA GCGTATCGCCATGGTGAGGAACCTCCTGGCACCCTATGAGCAGCGGCCCTGGGCCCAGACCAACTGGATCCTGGTGCGGCTCTGGAGG GGCTGTGGCTTCGGGTACCGCTATACACGGCTGCCACATCTGCTGAAAACCAAACTTGAGGACGCCAATTTGCCCAGCCTCCAGA AGCCCTGTCCCTCCACCCTGCTGCAGCAGCACATGGCGGACCTCCTACAGCAGGGTCCTGATGTGGCACCCAGCTTCCTCAACAGCGTCCTGAATCAGCTCAACTGGGCCTTCTCTGAATTCATTGGCATGATCCAAGAG ATCCAGCAGGCTGCTGAGCGCCTGGAGCGGAACTTTGTGGACAGCCGGCAACTCAAGGTATGTGCCACCTGCTTTGACCTCTCGGTCAGCCTGCTGCGGGTCTTGGAGATGACTATCACACTGGTGCCTGAGATATTCCTTGACTGGACCCGGCCTACCTCCGAGATGCTGCTGCGGCGTCTTGCACAG CTGTTAAACCAGGTGCTGAACCGGGTGACAGCTGAGAGGAACCTGTTTGATCGTGTAGTCACCCTACGGCTGCCTG gCCTAGAGAGCGTGGACCACTACCCCATTCTGGTGGCAGTGACAGGCATCCTGGTGCAGCTCCTGGTGCGTGGCCCAGCCTCAGA GAGAGAGCGAGCCACATCAGTGCTCCTGGCAGATCCCTGCTTCCAGCTACGCTCAATATGCTATCTCCTGGGACAGCCAGAGCCCCCAGCACCTGGCACTGCCCTGCCAGCCCCTGACCAGAAGCGCTTCtccctgcagagct ATGCAGATTACATCAGTGCCGATGAGCTGGCCCAAGTGGAACAGATGCTGGCGCACCTGACCTCTGCATCTGCCCAGGCAGCAGCTGCCTCCCTG CCCACCAGTGAGGAGGACCTCTGCCCCATCTGCTATGCCCACCCCATCTCTGCTGTGTTCCAGCCCTGTGGCCACAAGTCCTGCAA AGCCTGTATCAACCAGCACCTGATGAACAACAGGGACTGCTTTTTCTGCAAAGCCACCATCGTGTCTGTAGAGGACTGGGAGAAGGGAGCCAATACGAGTACTACCTCAGCTGCCTAG
- the RNF123 gene encoding E3 ubiquitin-protein ligase RNF123 isoform X2, translating to MASKGAGMSFSRKSYRLTSDAEKSRVTGIVQEKLLNDYLNRIFSSSDHAPPAATSRKPLNFQNLPEHLDQLLQVDNEEESQGQVEGRLGPSTVVLDHTGGFEGLLLVDDDLLEVIGHSNFGTIRSTTCVYKGKWVYEVLISSQGLMQIGWCTISCRFNQEEGVGDTHNSYAYDGNRVRKWNVTTTNYGKAWAAGDIVSCLIDLDDGTLSFCLNGVSLGTAFENLSRGLGMAYFPAISLSFKESVAFNFGSRPLRYPVAGYRPLQDPPSADLVRAQRLLGCFRAVLSVELDPVEGRLLDKESSKWRLRGQPTVLLTLAHIFHHFAPLLRKVYLVEAVLMSFLLGIVEKGTPAQAQSVVHQVLDLLWLFMEDYEVQDCLKQLMMSLLRLYRFSPIVPDLGLQIHYLRLTIAILRHEKSRKFLLSNVLFDVLRSVVFFYIKSPLRVEEAGLQELIPTTWWPHRSSREGKESTEMKEETAEERLRRRAYERGCQRLRKRIEVVEELQVQILKLLLDNKDDNGGEASRYIFLTKFRKFLQENASGRGNMPMLCPPEYMVCFLHRLISALRYYWDEYKASNPHASFSEDDLASKANVVIDPLELQSTTMDDLDEDEEPAPAMAQRPMQALAVGGPLPLPRPGWLSSPTLGRANRFLSTAAVSLMTPRRPLSTSEKVKVRTLSVEQRTREDIEGSHWNEGLLLGRPPEEPEQPLTENSLLEVLDGAVMMYNLSVHQQLGKMVGVSDDVNEYAMALRDTEDKLRRCPKRRKDILAELTKSQKVFSEKLDHLSRRLAWVHATVYSQEKMLDIYWLLRVCLRTIEHGDRTGSLFAFMPEFYLSVAINSYSALKNYFGPVHSMEELPGYEETLTRLAAILAKHFADTRIVGTDIRDSLMQALASYVCYPHSLRAVERIPEEQRIAMVRNLLAPYEQRPWAQTNWILVRLWRGCGFGYRYTRLPHLLKTKLEDANLPSLQKPCPSTLLQQHMADLLQQGPDVAPSFLNSVLNQLNWAFSEFIGMIQEIQQAAERLERNFVDSRQLKVCATCFDLSVSLLRVLEMTITLVPEIFLDWTRPTSEMLLRRLAQLLNQVLNRVTAERNLFDRVVTLRLPGLESVDHYPILVAVTGILVQLLVRGPASERERATSVLLADPCFQLRSICYLLGQPEPPAPGTALPAPDQKRFSLQSYADYISADELAQVEQMLAHLTSASAQAAAASLPTSEEDLCPICYAHPISAVFQPCGHKSCKACINQHLMNNRDCFFCKATIVSVEDWEKGANTSTTSAA from the exons GAAACCCCTGAACTTCCAGAATCTGCCAGAACATTTGGACCAGTTGCTACAGGTGGACAATGAGGAGGAAAGCCAGG GACAGGTTGAAGGGCGGCTTGGCCCATCCACTGTAGTCCTGGACCACACAGGCGGCTTTGAGGGGCTTCTCCTGGTGGATGATGACCTGCTGGAG GTGATTGGACACAGCAACTTTGGCACCATCCGCTCTACCACATGCGTGTACAAAG GGAAATGGGTCTACGAGGTCCTCATCTCCTCCCAGGGGCTCATGCAGATCGGCTGGTGCACCATCAGCTGCCGCTTCAACCAGGAG GAGGGGGTTGGAGATACACACAACTCCTATGCCTATGATGGCAACCGCGTGCGCAAGTGGAACGTGACCACGACGAATTATGGCAAG GCGTGGGCAGCGGGGGACATCGTGAGCTGCCTGATCGACCTGGATGATGGCACTCTGTCCTTCTGCCT GAACGGTGTATCACTGGGCACTGCCTTTGAGAACCTGTCCAGGGGCCTGGGCATGGCCTACTTCCCAGCCATCAGCCTCTCTTTCAAGGAGTCCGTGGCCTTCAACTTCGGCAGCCGTCCTCTGCG CTACCCAGTGGCGGGCTACCGGCCCCTGCAGGACCCACCGAGTGCTGACCTGGTGCGGGCACAGAGGTTGCTGGGCTGCTTCCGGGCAGTGCTGAGTGTGGAGCTGGACCCTGTG GAGGGGCGGCTATTGGACAAGGAGAGCTCCAAGTGGCGGTTGCGGGGCCAGCCCACCGTCCTCCTCACACTGGCCCACATCTTCCATCACTTCGCACCGCTCCTG CGCAAGGTGTACCTGGTGGAGGCTGTGCTCATGAGCTTCCTGCTGGGCATCGTGGAGAAGGGCACACCCGCACAGGCACAGTCCGTGGTGCACCAGGTCCTGGACCTCTTGTGGCTCTTCATGGAG GACTACGAGGTACAAGATTGCCTCAAGCAGTTGATGATGTCTCTGCTTCGGCTGTACCGGTTCTCACCCATCGTCCCAGATCTGGGCCTACAG ATCCATTACCTGCGGCTCACTATCGCCATCCTGAGGCATGAGAAATCTCGCAAGTTTCTGCTTAGCAACGTCCT CTTCGACGTGCTCCGCTCCGTCGTCTTCTTTTACATCAAGAGCCCCCTGCGTGTGGAGGAGGCCGGCCTGCAAGAGCTCATTCCCACCACCTGGTGGCCCCACCGCTCCAGTAGGGAG GGCAAAGAGAGCACAGAGATGAAGGAGGAGACTGCAGAGGAGCGGCTGCGGCGGCGAGCTTATGAACGGGGCTGCCAGCGGCTCAGGAAGCGCATCGAAG TGGTGGAAGAACTACAGGTCCAGATCCTGAAGCTGCTGCTGGACAATAAAGATGACAATGGG GGTGAAGCTTCTAGGTACATCTTCCTGACCAAGTTTCGCAAGTTTCTGCAGGAGAACGCCAGTGGCCGGGGG AACATGCCCATGCTCTGCCCCCCTGAGTACATGGTCTGCTTCTTACACCGGCTGATCTCTGCCCTGCGCTACTATTGGGATGAATACAAGGCTTCCAATCCCCATGCTTCCTTCAGTGAGG ATGACCTTGCTTCCAAAGCCAACGTTGTGATCGACCCACTGGAGCTCCAGTCAACCACCATGGATGACCTAGACGAGGATGAGGAGCCAGCCCCAGCTATGGCCCAG CGCCCCATGCAGGCCCTGGCTGTCGGGGGGCCACTGCCCCTGCCCCGGCCCGGCTGGCTCAGTTCTCCAACTTTGGGCCGAGCCAACCGCTTCCTCAGCACAGCGGCTGTGAGCCTCATGACCCCACGGCGGCCTCTGAGCACCTCAGAGAAAGTGAAGGTCCGCACGCTGAGCGTGGAGCAGAGGACGCGTGAGGATA TTGAAGGCAGCCACTGGAATGAGGGCTTGCTGCTGGGGCGGCCCCCCGAGGAGCCTGAGCAGCCCCTCACCGAGAACTCGCTGCTGGAAGTCCTGGATGGGGCGGTCATGATGTACAACCTCAGCGTACACCAGCAGCTGGGCAAG ATGGTGGGTGTCTCCGATGATGTCAATGAATATGCTATGGCTCTGAGGGACACAGAGGACAAGCTCCGCCGGTGCCCCAAGCGG AGGAAGGACATCCTTGCAGAGTTGACCAAGAGCCAGAAGGTTTTCTCAGAAAAGCTGGACCACCTGAGCCGCCGTCTTGCCTGGGTCCACGCCACTGTCTACTCCCAG GAGAAGATGCTGGACATCTACTGGCTGCTGCGCGTGTGCCTGCGGACCATTGAGCACGGTGATCGCACAGGGTCTCTCTTTGCCTTCATGCCTGAGTTCTACTTGAGTGTGGCCATCAACAGCTACAGTGCTCTCAAGAATTACTTTGGTCCCGTGCACAGCATGGAGGAGCTCCCAG GCTATGAAGAGACCCTGACCCGCCTGGCTGCCATTCTCGCCAAACACTTTGCCGACACACGCATTGTGGGCACTG ACATCCGAGACTCACTGATGCAGGCCCTGGCCAGCTACGTGTGCTACCCACACTCCCTGCGGGCTGTGGAGCGAATCCCCGAGGAGCA GCGTATCGCCATGGTGAGGAACCTCCTGGCACCCTATGAGCAGCGGCCCTGGGCCCAGACCAACTGGATCCTGGTGCGGCTCTGGAGG GGCTGTGGCTTCGGGTACCGCTATACACGGCTGCCACATCTGCTGAAAACCAAACTTGAGGACGCCAATTTGCCCAGCCTCCAGA AGCCCTGTCCCTCCACCCTGCTGCAGCAGCACATGGCGGACCTCCTACAGCAGGGTCCTGATGTGGCACCCAGCTTCCTCAACAGCGTCCTGAATCAGCTCAACTGGGCCTTCTCTGAATTCATTGGCATGATCCAAGAG ATCCAGCAGGCTGCTGAGCGCCTGGAGCGGAACTTTGTGGACAGCCGGCAACTCAAGGTATGTGCCACCTGCTTTGACCTCTCGGTCAGCCTGCTGCGGGTCTTGGAGATGACTATCACACTGGTGCCTGAGATATTCCTTGACTGGACCCGGCCTACCTCCGAGATGCTGCTGCGGCGTCTTGCACAG CTGTTAAACCAGGTGCTGAACCGGGTGACAGCTGAGAGGAACCTGTTTGATCGTGTAGTCACCCTACGGCTGCCTG gCCTAGAGAGCGTGGACCACTACCCCATTCTGGTGGCAGTGACAGGCATCCTGGTGCAGCTCCTGGTGCGTGGCCCAGCCTCAGA GAGAGAGCGAGCCACATCAGTGCTCCTGGCAGATCCCTGCTTCCAGCTACGCTCAATATGCTATCTCCTGGGACAGCCAGAGCCCCCAGCACCTGGCACTGCCCTGCCAGCCCCTGACCAGAAGCGCTTCtccctgcagagct ATGCAGATTACATCAGTGCCGATGAGCTGGCCCAAGTGGAACAGATGCTGGCGCACCTGACCTCTGCATCTGCCCAGGCAGCAGCTGCCTCCCTG CCCACCAGTGAGGAGGACCTCTGCCCCATCTGCTATGCCCACCCCATCTCTGCTGTGTTCCAGCCCTGTGGCCACAAGTCCTGCAA AGCCTGTATCAACCAGCACCTGATGAACAACAGGGACTGCTTTTTCTGCAAAGCCACCATCGTGTCTGTAGAGGACTGGGAGAAGGGAGCCAATACGAGTACTACCTCAGCTGCCTAG